A stretch of Microbulbifer bruguierae DNA encodes these proteins:
- a CDS encoding sodium:solute symporter, giving the protein MELPFSGLDWSILVIYLSILAGSGWWFSRNRSNNSRDYFLARNTMPMWMVAVSTLATTQSAATFLGGPDLGYRGDLTYLFTNLGAAIAALIVARLLVPRFYANRVTTVYELLQFRFGDAAKSRAGLVYLVGRVFASGARLYMAAIAVSMILFNDIAAAHVVTAVLLLAAAGLVQTLVGGVRSVIHSDVLQCAVYVSAALAVMAILLWQIPADLGQIHAALSNPADGSSSKLAIVDTRWDLSDPFNLWSTFTGFVLLNIAAFGLDQDVTQRLLTCKTPRDGARAVLYSVIMVAPVMALFMGIGLLLYVFYQSPQLMAGATVSVPAGGDVTVFMHYVLHEMPAGLRGLVTIGVIAAALSTLNSSLNSMASVLTEDLYRNWLTRRGIHKPPLHFVSAGRYSMALVAGTLSAMATLCFFWQQFSDLPLINFALSVMVFAYSGLLGVFFTALFTGRGNARSVGWALAAGFLATLAQQPWMITLISGNKDPVAIAFTWQLCLGTLVSFAVCNLGKPVTAEADKENSTPRKDESETLTKTLESYKP; this is encoded by the coding sequence ATGGAATTGCCATTTAGCGGGCTCGACTGGAGCATCCTTGTAATTTACCTGTCTATACTGGCAGGTTCTGGCTGGTGGTTCAGTCGGAATCGATCCAACAACAGCCGCGATTACTTTCTCGCGCGCAATACCATGCCCATGTGGATGGTGGCAGTTTCCACGCTTGCCACCACCCAGTCTGCAGCCACCTTTCTCGGTGGCCCCGACCTGGGTTACCGCGGCGACCTCACCTACCTGTTCACCAATCTCGGCGCTGCGATCGCCGCACTGATCGTGGCCCGTCTATTAGTGCCACGCTTTTACGCGAACCGGGTCACCACGGTGTATGAGTTGCTGCAATTCCGTTTCGGGGACGCAGCGAAAAGCCGCGCGGGCCTTGTGTATCTGGTCGGGCGGGTCTTTGCCAGCGGCGCACGCCTGTATATGGCGGCCATCGCGGTGTCGATGATCCTGTTTAACGACATCGCCGCCGCTCATGTGGTGACGGCGGTGCTACTACTCGCCGCCGCCGGCCTGGTGCAGACTCTGGTGGGCGGAGTGCGCTCGGTCATCCACAGCGACGTATTGCAGTGCGCGGTGTACGTAAGCGCGGCGCTCGCGGTGATGGCAATACTGCTGTGGCAGATACCCGCGGATCTGGGACAAATCCACGCCGCGCTCAGCAACCCCGCAGACGGCAGCAGTTCCAAACTGGCTATTGTGGATACCCGCTGGGACCTGAGTGACCCGTTCAACCTGTGGTCGACCTTTACCGGCTTCGTACTGTTGAATATCGCTGCCTTCGGTCTCGACCAGGATGTAACCCAGCGCCTGCTCACCTGCAAAACCCCCCGCGATGGCGCCCGCGCAGTACTCTACTCGGTCATCATGGTGGCGCCGGTGATGGCGCTGTTCATGGGTATCGGCCTGCTGTTGTACGTCTTTTACCAGAGTCCCCAGCTGATGGCTGGCGCGACCGTGTCAGTACCCGCAGGCGGTGACGTAACCGTGTTTATGCACTATGTGCTGCACGAAATGCCCGCGGGCCTGCGCGGACTGGTGACCATCGGCGTAATCGCAGCCGCCCTGTCCACGCTCAATTCCAGTCTCAACTCCATGGCCAGCGTGCTCACCGAAGACCTGTACAGAAACTGGCTGACGCGTCGCGGTATCCACAAACCGCCGCTGCATTTTGTTAGCGCCGGGCGCTACAGCATGGCCCTCGTGGCCGGCACCCTATCCGCCATGGCGACCCTGTGCTTCTTCTGGCAACAGTTCAGTGACCTGCCACTGATTAACTTTGCCCTCTCGGTGATGGTGTTCGCCTATTCCGGTCTACTCGGTGTGTTCTTTACCGCACTGTTTACCGGGCGCGGCAACGCCCGCAGCGTCGGCTGGGCCCTGGCCGCTGGCTTCCTCGCAACCCTGGCCCAGCAACCCTGGATGATTACCCTGATCAGCGGCAATAAAGACCCGGTTGCCATCGCCTTCACCTGGCAGCTCTGCCTCGGCACCCTGGTTTCATTTGCGGTGTGCAATCTGGGCAAGCCGGTCACAGCAGAAGCAGACAAGGAAAATTCCACGCCTAGAAAAGATGAATCTGAAACTCTCACGAAGACATTGGAGTCGTACAAGCCGTGA
- a CDS encoding outer membrane protein assembly factor BamB family protein has protein sequence MALISRFFLKRSLLLLSFTALCTVLSACGGGGGGSSDSNPNPPPPPPPEPQILSLTGYAVKGPLSSAQVGVYSVQFSNSELKGALLVNTTTGAIGDFSDTEFEDDGSEYFLVEVIAGAETTDISTGAPPIISSLKTLVSRDALGNEQPVYATVSTTLIVEMLRLQGGANDAAQLASRLAAYEGVVVTSLGFELLENISLFHDSPMVTDTAPASMATLNHRTVLEAQAALIWELAEESGLPVARVIELLAADLLDGEFDGLTSLTNTDLQSGSQTVFELAAQQVIADLPIPQSSNKREPGEGDFRVGETVQLLLAESAETAIAADMTALEELPGYVTISAIGPDLDGDGRPDTVDKDIDGDMVLNIADAFPRDPTETLDSDDDGVGNNSDAFPYDSKCSLVEHGDGGECYLTKLDRLDLVEAIAGEGTSMYLVASGDQVSAMFRWDFASQQIDRKIDLAVAGNMPQAVVYHEGHQRIYVAYASGEIRYLDSEDPQQLIVLTDIGFPLEHLTSAGNYLFVLGDDDMGTTNLTLSKTGQILDRKDYGDSSDTFAWSAGRERLYFLYGYSAPYRLGYLDVDQSSGEIGARGMYPYNYDFYPDGALVLLDNANRLVSGSGTQYLLNTLTQVSSFIGEFSLGIYDGSDLVTVASNADGEAEVTAYTSAMEPFQALGFPGAPQALVKGSQEFYLITRTAGGKYRFHRFAPDRDLDDDGIENTADHFPTDPAASVDSDGDGWPDAWNSGATAEDSTSNLALDAYPQDSACQETQDGVDGMCDVANSLVVSGADMSLVHNGVVYSLSMSEKTVFRWDIAAEKPLNPVLLANDLATERPVSMAISTSGELMIGTDEGRVYRFSGFVPLQSELVYRIAGENIALVSTDDELVVGETTDNNYRKFTFLNTGFESTYYFSVYGENTQLIYHAESDRIFWNQEYYGGNLRSGVITPENGYLDDSRSYDYDASGLPMFISVSGKGDRVLVGGDTIVRSLQQSPFENRLPLPEGWPAVSQQLYPLAAYWWESMAVVVFQRQSNLWAVAYDPELKTPLFTMDLGQLDARHVLQYEQGLVYLTAAAGAGMSYQTLPLLADADSDGLPLWWELQYALDDENPADAVEDTDADGLSNLNEFSASTSPLLADSDGDGLTDNDEVSLFETNPVSVDSDGDFLPDFWELETGSDPLNMEDMAGDLDGDGFSNYVEFVNGSDAADAASVPAGESRAYISFENGEVPPELKVYANAEQIAISSAYASDGSYSLSLSGDSVITWQRTFAPVELSFDLVSDCYQNYSKDVTVYLDGEQVFSGYPPQSKWGTHRLLMAAGDRELMIVIDSSDTSCALYLDNFSARPLQDAFDMGASFVAEFDNKVQFYDHEMNLLQEAAIPANAEYVESARDLAILDDGRVAVFNGTFEPVLSIYSPRQHLWQHFAAPGWSIVNNGTFGGIDAIGERVFVTNMGTAGSPAQGLVVFDLAIGTFEFVDGDEYIDLTVGEDGYLYALSGSTVDKFDPDSLTVLSTITISGARAVAVNAAGETYAADWDGVVRKYDPFGNQLASLDIGGSFYDISLRKNGEILLSSRINDLVMTSEALTDFVSLGAYAEFVDFTPYRDSDNDGLPDWWEVANGLDAHSADDADSDTDGDNLTAAEEFVLSTRANNADTDGDAVTDGDEVLVHGTDPLNPDSDGDGLKDGEELALGTDPGNVDSDGDGLGDREEANVYFTNPLSSDTDGDGMADSFETAYGLDALNDDAGSDADGDGLTNLEESILGSSPRLLDTDGDTLSDYQEYAVHKTSPLRKDSDGDVLRDDWEIAAGLDPNDPADAAGDPDADGFSTLEEFVAHTSPADGSDFPQPVEWGNAQGGPDHTGYTPWDLDAANFALRWSKTFADVQRLHPAAAGDGRVFVSSDSYFGNQRIYGLDAASGDILWEKAYDEIHSLNPPSFASGKVYFQSGGHEDSFIRGLDAATGALVFASSYSNQWSNYLAPTVFDGQLYMAGGYYGGMYSHNGESGELNWFTNTTQNDGFTPAVDEEYVYVFINDLAAYHRPSGELAYRIDVPAIDYFSYDVNLATVLTGLGNAVATATQSGGLMVFDLANKSVLWAKWGGYRGQPSSHLGQIFVLESGILKVLDESSGEILWSYEASEPLTSNIVVTRTHIFVGGATTTFAIDKGSRSAVWSHAASGKLSLSDEGVLYIAGTALTAIDLVE, from the coding sequence ATGGCGTTGATTAGTAGATTTTTTCTGAAGCGCAGCCTGTTGCTGTTGTCCTTTACCGCTCTCTGTACTGTCCTTTCCGCCTGTGGCGGCGGTGGTGGCGGTAGCTCAGACTCCAATCCCAATCCGCCCCCGCCCCCGCCCCCCGAGCCCCAGATACTCAGCCTGACCGGGTATGCGGTGAAGGGCCCCCTGAGTAGCGCACAAGTCGGGGTCTATTCCGTTCAGTTCAGCAATTCCGAGTTGAAAGGCGCTTTGCTGGTAAACACCACTACCGGTGCCATTGGCGACTTCTCCGATACCGAGTTTGAAGACGACGGTTCCGAATATTTTCTGGTGGAGGTGATCGCGGGCGCGGAGACCACAGATATTTCAACCGGGGCGCCGCCCATCATCAGTAGCCTGAAGACCCTGGTATCCAGGGACGCGCTGGGCAATGAGCAGCCGGTATATGCCACGGTGAGTACCACGCTGATCGTAGAAATGCTGCGCTTGCAGGGAGGTGCCAATGACGCCGCCCAGCTGGCGTCGCGCCTGGCAGCCTATGAGGGGGTCGTTGTCACGTCTCTCGGATTCGAACTGCTCGAGAACATCAGCCTGTTCCACGATTCACCGATGGTCACCGACACAGCGCCGGCGTCCATGGCGACACTTAATCACCGCACGGTGCTGGAGGCGCAGGCGGCGCTGATCTGGGAGCTTGCGGAAGAATCCGGTTTGCCGGTTGCGCGGGTGATCGAACTGCTCGCCGCGGACCTGCTGGATGGCGAATTTGATGGCCTGACGAGCCTGACCAATACGGACCTGCAGAGCGGAAGCCAGACGGTTTTCGAGTTGGCCGCGCAACAGGTGATTGCTGACCTGCCGATTCCCCAGAGCAGCAACAAACGGGAGCCGGGCGAGGGCGATTTCCGGGTTGGCGAGACAGTGCAGCTGCTACTGGCGGAATCTGCGGAGACTGCCATCGCAGCGGATATGACCGCACTGGAAGAGCTTCCCGGCTATGTCACCATCAGTGCCATCGGCCCCGACCTCGACGGAGATGGTCGACCCGATACGGTGGACAAGGATATTGATGGCGATATGGTGCTGAATATCGCGGATGCTTTTCCGCGGGATCCCACCGAGACCCTGGACAGCGACGATGATGGGGTGGGCAATAACAGCGACGCCTTCCCCTATGATTCCAAGTGCTCCCTTGTCGAACACGGAGACGGTGGCGAGTGTTACCTGACCAAACTCGACCGGCTGGATCTGGTCGAGGCCATTGCGGGTGAGGGTACCAGCATGTATCTGGTTGCCAGCGGCGACCAGGTATCGGCGATGTTTCGCTGGGATTTCGCGTCGCAGCAGATCGATCGGAAAATCGATCTGGCGGTCGCCGGCAATATGCCGCAGGCGGTGGTGTATCACGAGGGCCACCAGCGTATTTATGTGGCCTATGCCTCTGGCGAAATCCGCTATCTCGACAGTGAGGATCCACAGCAACTCATCGTCCTGACCGATATCGGGTTTCCCCTTGAGCACCTGACCAGCGCAGGCAATTACCTGTTCGTGCTGGGTGACGATGACATGGGCACCACAAACCTGACGTTATCCAAAACCGGGCAGATTCTGGACCGGAAAGATTACGGGGACAGCTCCGATACTTTCGCCTGGTCGGCGGGCCGGGAACGTCTCTACTTCCTTTACGGGTACTCGGCGCCATATCGTCTGGGCTATCTGGATGTCGACCAGAGCAGCGGTGAAATCGGCGCGCGGGGTATGTACCCCTACAACTATGATTTTTATCCCGATGGTGCGTTGGTGCTCCTCGACAATGCCAACCGACTGGTGAGCGGGTCCGGCACCCAGTATTTACTCAATACACTTACCCAGGTGTCATCCTTTATTGGAGAGTTCAGCCTCGGGATCTACGACGGCAGCGACCTGGTCACGGTGGCGAGTAACGCCGATGGTGAGGCTGAGGTGACGGCCTACACTTCTGCCATGGAGCCGTTTCAGGCCTTAGGATTCCCGGGAGCTCCCCAAGCGTTGGTAAAAGGCAGCCAGGAATTTTATCTGATCACCAGAACGGCCGGGGGCAAATACCGATTCCATCGATTTGCACCGGATCGCGACCTGGATGACGACGGTATTGAAAATACCGCCGATCACTTCCCGACCGATCCCGCCGCGTCCGTAGATAGTGATGGCGATGGTTGGCCGGATGCATGGAATTCCGGCGCCACCGCTGAAGACTCTACATCCAACCTCGCACTGGATGCTTACCCGCAGGACTCTGCCTGTCAGGAAACACAAGACGGTGTCGACGGGATGTGCGATGTGGCAAACAGTCTTGTGGTGAGCGGCGCCGATATGTCGCTTGTCCACAATGGCGTTGTGTATTCCCTGTCGATGTCAGAGAAGACCGTCTTTCGCTGGGATATTGCCGCGGAAAAACCACTTAATCCGGTGCTGCTTGCCAATGACCTTGCCACTGAACGTCCGGTGTCGATGGCCATTTCCACCTCGGGCGAGTTGATGATTGGTACCGATGAGGGCCGGGTGTACCGGTTCAGTGGCTTTGTGCCGCTGCAATCTGAGCTGGTGTACAGGATTGCCGGTGAAAACATTGCGCTGGTCTCCACCGATGATGAGCTGGTTGTCGGTGAGACCACCGACAATAATTATCGCAAGTTCACTTTCCTCAATACCGGGTTTGAGTCGACCTACTATTTTTCTGTGTATGGCGAAAATACGCAGTTGATCTACCACGCCGAGAGCGACCGCATTTTCTGGAACCAGGAGTACTACGGCGGCAACTTGCGCAGCGGTGTCATCACACCCGAAAACGGCTATCTCGATGATTCCAGAAGCTATGACTACGATGCTTCCGGATTGCCCATGTTTATTTCCGTATCCGGCAAAGGAGATCGCGTGCTGGTCGGTGGGGACACCATTGTTCGCAGTCTGCAGCAGTCGCCATTTGAGAACAGACTGCCGCTGCCGGAAGGCTGGCCCGCGGTAAGCCAGCAACTGTATCCGCTGGCGGCTTACTGGTGGGAATCCATGGCGGTGGTGGTTTTTCAGCGTCAGTCAAACCTGTGGGCGGTGGCCTATGACCCGGAACTGAAGACACCACTGTTTACCATGGACCTTGGACAGCTGGATGCCCGCCACGTATTGCAGTACGAGCAGGGGCTGGTTTACCTGACGGCTGCTGCCGGGGCGGGGATGAGCTACCAGACACTGCCACTGCTTGCGGATGCCGACAGCGATGGCCTTCCGCTGTGGTGGGAACTTCAATATGCCCTGGACGATGAAAATCCAGCGGATGCCGTAGAGGATACGGATGCGGATGGCCTCAGTAACCTGAATGAATTCTCTGCATCCACATCGCCCCTTCTCGCCGATAGCGATGGCGATGGCCTCACGGATAATGACGAAGTTTCCCTGTTTGAAACCAACCCGGTGTCTGTGGACAGCGATGGGGATTTCCTGCCGGATTTTTGGGAACTGGAAACCGGAAGCGATCCGTTGAACATGGAGGATATGGCAGGTGACCTGGATGGAGACGGATTTTCGAATTATGTGGAATTCGTCAATGGTTCCGATGCCGCGGATGCTGCATCTGTGCCGGCGGGAGAGAGCCGGGCTTATATCTCCTTCGAAAACGGTGAAGTTCCGCCGGAGCTGAAGGTTTATGCAAATGCGGAACAAATTGCCATTTCGTCCGCCTACGCCAGTGACGGCAGTTACAGCCTGTCCCTGAGTGGCGATTCCGTGATTACCTGGCAGCGAACCTTTGCCCCGGTAGAGCTGTCTTTCGATCTGGTTTCTGACTGCTACCAGAATTACAGCAAAGACGTGACAGTGTATTTGGATGGCGAGCAAGTATTCTCCGGTTATCCACCGCAGTCGAAGTGGGGGACGCACAGACTCCTGATGGCTGCCGGTGACAGGGAACTGATGATTGTCATCGACAGCAGCGACACAAGCTGCGCCCTTTATCTCGATAATTTTTCTGCACGTCCGCTGCAGGACGCGTTCGACATGGGGGCCAGCTTTGTTGCGGAGTTCGATAACAAGGTGCAGTTCTACGATCATGAAATGAATCTGCTGCAGGAGGCGGCCATACCGGCGAATGCGGAGTACGTCGAGTCCGCAAGGGACCTGGCGATTCTGGATGACGGACGCGTGGCGGTATTCAACGGCACCTTTGAGCCAGTACTGAGTATCTACTCGCCCCGGCAGCACCTGTGGCAGCACTTTGCCGCGCCGGGCTGGTCCATCGTCAACAATGGCACCTTCGGTGGTATCGACGCCATTGGCGAGCGGGTCTTCGTCACCAATATGGGTACTGCCGGCAGTCCCGCTCAGGGGCTGGTGGTGTTCGACCTGGCAATAGGTACCTTCGAGTTTGTCGACGGCGATGAATATATCGATCTCACCGTCGGTGAAGACGGTTACCTGTACGCTCTCTCCGGTTCGACCGTTGACAAGTTCGATCCGGACAGTCTAACCGTGCTGTCGACCATCACCATTTCCGGTGCGCGCGCTGTCGCGGTCAACGCCGCTGGCGAGACCTATGCGGCAGACTGGGATGGGGTGGTCAGAAAATACGATCCCTTTGGCAATCAGCTGGCGAGTCTGGATATCGGCGGCAGCTTCTACGATATTTCCCTGCGTAAAAATGGCGAGATACTGCTGTCTTCGCGCATCAATGATCTGGTCATGACCAGTGAAGCCTTGACGGACTTTGTTTCCCTCGGGGCCTATGCGGAGTTTGTGGATTTCACCCCTTACCGGGACAGTGACAACGACGGCCTGCCGGACTGGTGGGAAGTGGCTAACGGGCTGGACGCCCATTCTGCGGATGATGCTGACAGCGACACCGACGGCGACAACCTGACCGCTGCGGAAGAATTTGTGCTGAGTACCCGCGCGAACAATGCCGACACCGACGGCGACGCTGTTACCGATGGGGATGAGGTACTGGTGCACGGCACCGATCCGCTGAACCCGGATTCCGACGGCGACGGTCTGAAGGACGGGGAAGAGCTTGCGCTTGGCACCGATCCCGGAAATGTCGATTCCGATGGTGATGGCCTGGGAGATAGGGAGGAAGCGAACGTTTACTTCACCAATCCCCTGAGTAGTGACACCGACGGCGACGGGATGGCGGACAGTTTCGAGACTGCTTACGGACTGGACGCTCTGAACGACGATGCCGGAAGCGATGCGGACGGCGATGGCCTGACAAACCTGGAGGAATCTATCCTCGGTAGTTCACCGCGACTGCTGGATACCGATGGCGATACCCTGAGTGATTACCAGGAATATGCGGTACACAAGACCTCACCACTGCGCAAGGACAGCGACGGCGACGTATTGCGTGATGACTGGGAAATTGCCGCAGGCCTGGATCCGAACGATCCCGCAGATGCCGCCGGTGACCCGGATGCAGATGGCTTCAGTACTCTGGAGGAGTTCGTCGCCCACACTTCGCCTGCCGATGGCAGCGACTTCCCGCAGCCTGTGGAGTGGGGCAATGCCCAGGGCGGACCGGATCACACCGGCTACACCCCGTGGGATCTCGACGCGGCGAACTTTGCGTTGCGCTGGAGCAAGACGTTTGCCGATGTCCAGCGATTGCACCCGGCGGCGGCCGGCGACGGGCGGGTTTTTGTCTCCAGTGACAGTTACTTTGGCAACCAGCGCATTTACGGCCTGGACGCCGCCAGCGGCGATATTCTCTGGGAAAAGGCCTACGACGAAATCCACAGCCTGAACCCGCCTTCCTTTGCTAGTGGCAAGGTGTATTTCCAGAGTGGTGGGCACGAAGACTCATTTATTCGCGGCCTAGATGCCGCGACCGGGGCGCTGGTATTTGCCAGCAGTTATTCAAACCAGTGGTCCAACTATCTGGCGCCGACAGTATTCGATGGCCAGTTGTATATGGCGGGCGGCTATTACGGCGGCATGTACTCCCACAACGGCGAGAGCGGTGAACTCAACTGGTTCACCAATACCACGCAAAACGACGGGTTTACACCGGCGGTGGACGAAGAGTATGTATACGTGTTTATCAATGATTTGGCGGCATACCACCGCCCGAGCGGTGAACTGGCGTACCGGATAGACGTTCCTGCCATCGATTACTTCAGTTACGACGTTAATCTCGCCACTGTGCTGACGGGTCTGGGCAATGCGGTGGCAACCGCAACGCAAAGCGGCGGCCTGATGGTATTCGATCTGGCGAACAAGTCGGTATTGTGGGCGAAGTGGGGCGGTTACCGCGGCCAGCCTTCCTCGCACCTCGGGCAAATCTTTGTGCTGGAGTCGGGAATTCTCAAAGTACTGGACGAGTCCAGCGGGGAGATACTGTGGAGTTATGAAGCCAGTGAACCGCTGACTTCCAATATTGTGGTCACCAGAACCCATATCTTTGTGGGCGGTGCCACTACCACCTTTGCCATTGATAAGGGCAGCAGAAGCGCGGTATGGAGCCACGCGGCTTCCGGCAAACTCAGTTTGAGTGATGAAGGGGTTCTGTATATTGCGGGAACAGCGCTGACCGCGATTGATCTTGTCGAGTAA
- a CDS encoding NCS2 family permease, with translation MKQNKTGFLQRFFRLDKHNTSVKQELVAGITTFVTMAYVIFVTPNMMASTGMDHGASFVATCVGAAIACFLMGLYANWPVGLAPGMGLNAFFAYTVVGEMGYDWQVALGAVFLSGILFTILSFSRIRAWLLGAIPLSLRFAMGAGVGLFLGLIGLKTAGIVVPNEATLVSLGSFREPEPLLAAVCFLLIAVLSLKNVFGAILLSMALVTAIGWGMGLVEYQGIVSAPPSLAPTWLAMDIAGALDVGMVSVILAFLFVNLFDTAGTLMGVAHRANLIDKEGNIENLPKALKADSSSSVIGSLFGCPPVTSYLESAAGVAVGGRTGLTAVVVGGLFVLAIFFTPLAAMIPGYASAGALIYVAMLMMGTLAHIDWKDQIDTIAAIVTVVMMPLTFSIANGIALGFVTYTVLKVFTGKYEEVSTSLYVLSVIFILKFAFL, from the coding sequence GTGAAGCAGAATAAAACCGGTTTTTTACAGCGGTTTTTCAGGCTGGACAAGCACAATACCTCGGTCAAGCAGGAGCTGGTGGCCGGCATTACGACATTTGTCACCATGGCCTACGTGATATTTGTGACGCCAAACATGATGGCCAGTACCGGTATGGATCACGGTGCTTCGTTTGTGGCGACCTGTGTTGGCGCGGCAATTGCGTGTTTCCTGATGGGGCTTTATGCCAACTGGCCCGTGGGGCTGGCACCTGGAATGGGGCTGAACGCCTTCTTCGCCTACACCGTGGTGGGGGAGATGGGGTACGACTGGCAGGTGGCGCTGGGCGCGGTATTTTTGTCCGGAATCCTGTTTACCATCCTGAGTTTTTCGCGTATTCGCGCCTGGCTGTTGGGAGCCATTCCGCTCAGTCTGCGCTTCGCCATGGGCGCCGGGGTGGGGTTGTTTCTGGGGCTGATCGGCCTCAAAACCGCCGGTATTGTCGTTCCAAATGAGGCGACCCTGGTCAGCCTGGGGTCGTTTCGAGAACCTGAGCCGCTGCTGGCGGCGGTGTGTTTTCTGCTGATAGCAGTTCTGAGCCTGAAAAACGTGTTCGGGGCAATTCTCCTGAGTATGGCGCTGGTAACTGCCATCGGCTGGGGGATGGGACTGGTGGAGTACCAGGGGATCGTTTCTGCGCCGCCCAGCCTCGCGCCCACCTGGCTGGCGATGGACATCGCCGGGGCACTGGATGTGGGCATGGTCAGCGTCATTCTTGCGTTCCTGTTTGTGAACCTGTTTGACACCGCCGGGACCCTGATGGGGGTGGCACACCGGGCCAATTTGATCGACAAAGAAGGCAATATTGAAAATCTGCCCAAAGCACTCAAGGCGGATAGCAGTTCCAGTGTAATCGGTTCCCTGTTCGGGTGCCCGCCGGTGACCAGTTATCTGGAGAGTGCCGCCGGTGTCGCCGTAGGCGGCCGCACCGGGCTTACCGCGGTGGTGGTTGGCGGACTGTTTGTACTGGCGATTTTCTTTACCCCGCTGGCGGCGATGATTCCTGGCTACGCCAGTGCCGGCGCGCTGATTTACGTGGCCATGCTGATGATGGGAACACTGGCGCATATCGACTGGAAGGACCAGATCGACACCATTGCCGCCATTGTCACCGTGGTCATGATGCCCCTGACCTTTTCCATCGCCAACGGCATAGCGCTGGGGTTTGTCACTTACACGGTATTGAAGGTATTTACCGGAAAATATGAAGAGGTCTCCACCAGCCTCTATGTGCTGAGCGTGATCTTTATTTTGAAGTTTGCCTTTCTGTAG
- a CDS encoding glycerate kinase type-2 family protein — MQKLPPVTTCQNTGDFVGWLQGLAALAVASVHPDQLLPAVLPEPPSGRTLVIGAGKAAAAMAAALEQTWTSTYQGHPIKGVVVTRYGHGAECKYIEVLEASHPMPDNMGEVAAGRMLAAVQDLGENDLVIALISGGGSALMTLPAPGLSLEQKQVINKALLRSGAPIREINTVRRHLSAIKGGRLAAAAHPAKVITYLISDVPGDDPTLIASGPTLPDNSTPADALEILERYDIAIDDAVRAHLQSEKSAPHADDRDFSLDSALLLAKASDALEAASAAATAAGVEVMLLGDDLEGEARELGAEHAQLAIKSQSEIQAPLLILSGGETSVTVTGNGRGGRNVEYLLGLFSALAGAPGICGLAIDTDGIDGSEDNAGAFFAPEDWARMREQGLDPQKYLANNDAYSFFAELENLIVTGPTRTNVNDFRAILVLPSTV, encoded by the coding sequence ATGCAGAAGCTGCCACCCGTAACCACTTGCCAGAATACCGGGGATTTTGTCGGGTGGCTGCAGGGACTGGCCGCGCTGGCGGTGGCCTCGGTGCATCCGGACCAGCTGTTACCGGCGGTCCTGCCGGAACCTCCTTCCGGCCGCACGCTCGTCATCGGCGCCGGCAAGGCGGCTGCCGCCATGGCGGCAGCGCTCGAACAAACCTGGACCAGCACCTATCAGGGTCATCCCATCAAAGGTGTCGTTGTCACCCGCTACGGCCACGGTGCCGAGTGCAAATACATCGAAGTGCTCGAAGCTTCCCACCCCATGCCCGACAACATGGGCGAAGTCGCGGCCGGGCGCATGCTTGCGGCAGTGCAGGACCTGGGCGAAAACGACCTGGTTATCGCCCTGATTTCCGGCGGCGGTTCCGCCCTGATGACCCTGCCGGCACCGGGCCTTAGCCTGGAACAGAAACAGGTTATCAACAAGGCCCTGCTGCGCTCGGGCGCACCCATCCGCGAAATCAACACCGTGCGCCGGCACCTCTCCGCCATCAAGGGCGGTCGCCTGGCCGCCGCCGCACACCCGGCGAAAGTGATTACCTACCTGATTTCCGACGTGCCCGGCGACGACCCGACCCTGATCGCCTCCGGCCCCACACTGCCGGATAACTCGACCCCCGCAGATGCACTGGAAATCCTTGAGCGCTATGACATCGCGATCGATGACGCGGTGCGCGCTCACCTGCAGAGCGAAAAAAGTGCCCCCCATGCGGACGATCGAGATTTTTCTCTGGATAGTGCACTGCTATTGGCCAAAGCCAGCGATGCCCTGGAGGCTGCCAGCGCCGCGGCCACAGCCGCCGGTGTTGAGGTAATGCTGCTGGGCGATGATCTGGAAGGCGAGGCGCGGGAACTGGGCGCGGAGCACGCGCAGCTGGCGATTAAATCCCAGAGCGAAATTCAGGCACCGCTGCTGATCCTCTCCGGCGGCGAAACCAGCGTCACCGTCACTGGTAACGGCCGCGGCGGGCGCAATGTGGAATATCTGCTGGGTCTCTTCTCCGCACTGGCCGGAGCTCCGGGAATCTGCGGGCTGGCCATTGATACCGACGGCATCGATGGCTCGGAAGATAATGCCGGCGCCTTTTTTGCGCCGGAAGACTGGGCCCGAATGCGGGAGCAGGGACTGGACCCGCAGAAATACCTCGCCAACAACGATGCCTATAGTTTCTTTGCAGAACTGGAAAATCTGATTGTGACCGGTCCTACGCGGACCAACGTCAATGACTTCCGCGCCATACTGGTGTTGCCCTCTACCGTATAG